In a genomic window of uncultured Flavobacterium sp.:
- the lptC gene encoding LPS export ABC transporter periplasmic protein LptC — MNLPKRYIINAVTVLAVTLFFGCESNFKDVQKFNFSEFVPGSDADTVNIKYTDSGRITGVLVSPKMLDYSNLDFPFTDFPKGLDVTLYDKKQKRTFIRSNYAVSYKATGIIDLQGKVKITSETGQMLETEQLYFDQKNEWFYTERKFKLTDAKGVSYGQGIDFSKDFKVINSQRVSGEIESSEE; from the coding sequence ATGAATTTACCAAAGAGATATATTATAAATGCTGTCACAGTTCTCGCTGTGACACTGTTTTTTGGATGCGAAAGTAACTTTAAGGATGTTCAGAAATTTAACTTCTCTGAATTCGTTCCGGGCAGTGATGCTGATACCGTTAATATTAAGTATACAGATTCTGGGCGTATAACCGGTGTTTTGGTAAGTCCAAAAATGCTGGATTATTCTAATCTGGATTTTCCTTTTACAGATTTTCCTAAAGGATTGGATGTTACTTTATACGACAAAAAACAAAAACGTACCTTTATAAGATCTAATTATGCTGTTTCATATAAGGCTACAGGTATAATAGATTTACAGGGAAAAGTGAAAATCACCTCAGAAACTGGTCAGATGCTGGAAACAGAGCAATTGTATTTTGATCAGAAAAACGAATGGTTTTATACCGAAAGAAAATTCAAGCTTACAGATGCTAAAGGAGTTTCATACGGACAAGGAATAGATTTTAGTAAAGATTTTAAAGTGATTAATTCGCAACGAGTAAGTGGTGAAATTGAATCATCAGAAGAATAA